One window of uncultured Methanoregula sp. genomic DNA carries:
- a CDS encoding formylmethanofuran dehydrogenase subunit B, whose protein sequence is MTKTITDVICPFCGTLCDDIEVVVSDDGKKLTEVYNACVIGTEKFLHSQSSDRVTRPRLHQEDGSWKEISYDEAVEYTAQMLAKAKKPLMYGWSSTNCEAQSVGNEIAEISRACCDNTAAVCHGTTLIAVQDIGLPTCTLGEVKNRADRVIFWGCNPSHAHPRHMSRYSIFPRGFFTGKGQMSRKLVVVDPRVTDTAKMADVHLQVEQGKDYELLNALRVAFKGEWLPDVVAGIPKEKIREAADMMKSGRFGIIFFGMGVTQSLGKNHNIDEAIAVTKDLNEYTKFSIMPMRGHYNVTGSGEVFAWQFGFPYSVDLTRGFARYNPGDTSSIDLLTRGEIDAMFTIGSDPGAHFPISAVKQIAKVPSVCIDPHLTPTSGVSKLHVPVAFNGVETGGNCYRMDNVPIDCRKVVEPPEGMLTDEQFLIKVRDRLKQLKGAA, encoded by the coding sequence ATGACCAAGACAATTACTGACGTCATCTGCCCGTTCTGTGGAACCCTGTGTGATGATATTGAAGTCGTCGTTTCCGACGATGGAAAGAAGCTCACGGAAGTGTACAACGCATGTGTTATCGGAACGGAAAAGTTCCTGCACTCACAGTCCAGTGACCGTGTCACCCGGCCCCGCCTTCACCAGGAAGACGGATCCTGGAAAGAGATCAGCTATGATGAAGCGGTTGAATACACCGCCCAGATGCTGGCAAAAGCAAAAAAGCCCCTGATGTACGGCTGGAGTTCCACCAACTGTGAAGCCCAGAGCGTAGGCAACGAGATCGCCGAGATCTCCCGGGCCTGCTGCGACAACACTGCAGCAGTCTGCCACGGCACTACCCTTATCGCTGTGCAGGACATCGGGCTTCCGACATGTACCCTTGGGGAAGTAAAGAACCGTGCAGACCGGGTTATCTTCTGGGGATGCAACCCGTCACACGCCCACCCCCGTCACATGTCCCGGTACTCGATCTTCCCCCGCGGATTCTTCACCGGCAAGGGACAGATGAGCCGCAAACTTGTTGTAGTAGACCCCCGAGTGACCGACACCGCAAAGATGGCGGACGTTCACCTCCAGGTCGAACAGGGCAAGGATTATGAGCTCTTAAACGCTCTCCGTGTCGCCTTCAAAGGTGAATGGCTCCCCGATGTTGTAGCAGGTATCCCCAAGGAAAAGATCCGTGAAGCCGCAGATATGATGAAAAGCGGCCGGTTCGGCATCATCTTCTTCGGTATGGGTGTCACCCAGTCACTGGGCAAGAACCACAACATCGATGAAGCAATCGCCGTTACCAAGGACCTCAACGAGTACACGAAATTCTCCATCATGCCGATGCGCGGACACTACAACGTGACCGGCTCCGGAGAAGTCTTTGCATGGCAGTTCGGGTTCCCGTACTCCGTTGATCTCACCCGCGGATTTGCCCGCTACAACCCGGGCGACACAAGCTCGATCGATCTTCTGACCCGCGGAGAAATTGACGCCATGTTCACTATCGGCAGCGATCCGGGTGCCCACTTCCCGATCAGCGCAGTCAAACAGATCGCCAAAGTCCCGTCAGTCTGCATCGACCCGCACCTGACACCGACAAGCGGTGTTTCCAAGCTCCACGTTCCCGTTGCATTCAACGGTGTGGAGACCGGTGGCAACTGTTACCGTATGGACAATG
- a CDS encoding molybdopterin dinucleotide binding domain-containing protein, whose product MATINVNLISGRTIQQGVAIESGKEKPSYRTACGIIEIDPSDLKKLGAWKNTNVRVTSDYGSVIVKAIEATQGPHPGVAFIPMGPWANSIVCPNTYSTGMPTFKGTPVKVEIAANEPVLLGIELVQKLCGVN is encoded by the coding sequence GTGGCAACGATAAACGTAAACCTGATTTCCGGTCGTACCATCCAGCAGGGGGTTGCAATTGAGAGCGGCAAAGAGAAGCCCTCGTACAGAACCGCCTGCGGGATCATTGAAATCGACCCTTCAGATCTGAAAAAACTGGGTGCATGGAAGAACACCAATGTCCGTGTAACCAGTGACTACGGCAGTGTTATTGTCAAGGCAATCGAAGCAACCCAGGGTCCACACCCGGGTGTTGCATTCATCCCTATGGGACCATGGGCAAATTCCATTGTCTGCCCGAACACCTACTCTACCGGCATGCCGACCTTCAAGGGAACGCCGGTCAAGGTAGAGATAGCCGCCAATGAACCAGTACTTCTCGGTATCGAGCTGGTCCAGAAGTTGTGCGGGGTGAACTGA
- a CDS encoding hydrogenase iron-sulfur subunit — translation MSAPGNFAIPERGPGIWQPKIQGIICNWCSYAGADLAGGGRIQYPPDIRIVRVMCTGRIDALFVLKAFADGADGVLVSGCHFGDCHYLEGNYKAAKRMFMVKRLMKSIGLDDRRFRMTFVSASEGAKWGAVVTDVVNTIRELGPSPITEFKK, via the coding sequence ATGTCAGCTCCAGGAAACTTCGCCATTCCCGAACGCGGACCCGGCATCTGGCAGCCCAAGATTCAGGGTATTATCTGTAACTGGTGTTCCTATGCCGGTGCAGATCTTGCCGGTGGCGGCCGCATCCAGTACCCGCCCGACATCCGGATTGTCCGTGTCATGTGCACGGGACGTATCGATGCACTCTTCGTACTCAAGGCATTCGCAGATGGCGCAGATGGCGTCCTTGTTTCGGGCTGTCACTTCGGTGATTGCCACTACCTTGAGGGGAACTACAAGGCAGCCAAGCGTATGTTCATGGTCAAGCGCCTGATGAAAAGCATCGGCCTCGATGACCGCCGCTTCAGAATGACCTTCGTATCAGCATCTGAAGGTGCAAAGTGGGGTGCCGTGGTAACCGACGTGGTCAACACCATCCGCGAACTCGGACCAAGCCCCATCACGGAGTTCAAGAAATAA
- a CDS encoding CoB--CoM heterodisulfide reductase iron-sulfur subunit A family protein, which yields MVEKKKATTKKTESKKEDTKKVAPVKQEVKKQAPAVGSTTKQDARVGVFICHCGTNIAGSMDIKEVQEYSQTIPGVAYVDNYQYMCSTPGQGKIEKAIKDHKLTGIVVAACTPRLHEPTFRTATKEGGLNPFRFEMANIRDQNSWVHMHDRVGSTDKAKDAIRIAVAKAALLQDLYPKSVPVEKAAMVVGAGVAGMQAALDLAAAGIKTYLVEADTSIGGRMSQLDKTFPTLDCSQCILTPKMVDVGRDTNIELYTYSEVHEVEGYIGNFDVTIRKKARGVLTPKEAEARGLVGGGCNGCGDCDAVCPVVKPNNFEVGMKPRKAIYINHPQVVPLIYTIDFNSCVKCGLCVTACGPEKRAIDLESKDEFIKVKVGTAILATGYDIFPIEKKEEWGYKRYENVITSLEFERLICASGPTGGHLVRPSDGKTPMRIGFVLCAGSRDNTGTGKPYCSRFCCMYSLKHAHQIIEKIPGAIPYLFYMDIRSFGKMYEEFYYRIQDEGAKFIRGRVANIIEDKTTKNLHVMTDDTLLDRPIDMEVDLVVLASAIQPAADTNRTRKLFGVSCSMDGWLLEAHPKLNPCGTTTAGVFLAGVCQGPKDIPDTVASAEGAASAASIPIHKGEVELEPYFATCIEEKCAGCGMCVNLCPYSALALVEKDGRQVMQVTEAKCKGCGTCGGFCPGGAIWMNHFTTPQIVAQIDAFLLGGEQ from the coding sequence ATGGTAGAAAAGAAGAAAGCAACCACCAAAAAAACCGAGTCCAAGAAAGAGGACACAAAGAAGGTAGCTCCCGTGAAACAGGAAGTCAAGAAGCAGGCACCTGCAGTCGGCAGCACAACCAAGCAGGATGCACGCGTCGGTGTGTTCATCTGCCACTGCGGTACCAACATCGCCGGTTCGATGGATATCAAGGAAGTGCAGGAATACTCCCAGACCATCCCCGGCGTTGCATATGTTGACAACTACCAGTACATGTGTTCCACCCCGGGTCAGGGCAAGATTGAGAAGGCGATCAAAGACCACAAATTAACCGGTATCGTTGTCGCAGCCTGCACCCCGCGTTTACACGAGCCGACATTCAGGACAGCTACCAAGGAAGGCGGCCTGAACCCGTTCCGGTTCGAGATGGCAAACATCCGTGACCAGAACTCATGGGTGCACATGCACGACCGTGTCGGTTCAACCGACAAGGCAAAGGATGCAATCCGTATCGCCGTTGCAAAGGCAGCGCTCCTCCAGGATCTCTACCCCAAGTCAGTGCCGGTCGAAAAGGCCGCAATGGTTGTCGGTGCCGGTGTTGCCGGTATGCAGGCAGCCCTTGATCTCGCTGCAGCAGGCATCAAGACCTACCTCGTGGAAGCCGATACCAGCATCGGTGGACGCATGTCCCAGCTCGACAAGACATTCCCAACCCTCGACTGTTCACAGTGTATCCTTACACCAAAGATGGTGGATGTCGGAAGGGACACCAACATCGAGCTCTATACCTACTCCGAAGTTCACGAGGTGGAAGGATACATCGGCAACTTCGATGTCACCATTCGCAAGAAGGCCCGTGGTGTCCTCACCCCCAAGGAAGCGGAAGCCCGCGGCCTTGTCGGTGGCGGCTGCAACGGCTGCGGTGACTGCGATGCAGTCTGTCCGGTTGTCAAGCCCAACAATTTCGAAGTGGGAATGAAGCCCCGTAAGGCAATCTACATCAACCACCCGCAGGTCGTTCCCCTCATCTACACCATCGACTTCAACTCCTGTGTCAAGTGCGGCCTTTGTGTGACTGCATGCGGTCCCGAAAAGCGTGCAATCGACCTCGAGTCCAAGGATGAATTCATCAAGGTCAAGGTCGGCACTGCAATCCTTGCAACCGGGTACGATATCTTCCCCATCGAGAAGAAAGAAGAATGGGGATACAAACGGTACGAGAACGTCATCACGAGCCTTGAGTTCGAGCGGCTTATCTGTGCTTCCGGCCCAACCGGCGGTCACCTTGTCCGCCCAAGTGACGGCAAGACCCCGATGCGGATTGGATTCGTACTTTGTGCAGGTTCCCGTGACAACACCGGTACCGGCAAGCCGTACTGTTCACGGTTCTGCTGCATGTACTCGCTGAAGCATGCCCACCAGATCATCGAGAAGATCCCCGGCGCGATTCCGTACCTATTCTACATGGATATCCGTTCCTTCGGTAAGATGTACGAAGAGTTCTACTACCGTATCCAAGACGAGGGTGCCAAGTTCATCCGCGGTCGTGTTGCAAATATCATCGAGGATAAGACAACCAAGAACCTCCACGTCATGACTGATGACACGCTCCTCGACCGCCCAATCGATATGGAAGTCGACCTCGTTGTTCTCGCATCCGCCATCCAGCCCGCTGCGGATACCAACAGAACCCGCAAGCTCTTCGGTGTCTCCTGTTCAATGGACGGCTGGCTGCTTGAAGCCCACCCGAAGCTGAACCCGTGCGGTACAACAACTGCCGGTGTCTTCCTCGCAGGTGTCTGCCAGGGACCAAAAGATATTCCCGACACAGTAGCATCTGCAGAAGGTGCAGCATCAGCAGCAAGTATCCCGATCCACAAGGGAGAAGTCGAACTCGAACCGTACTTCGCCACCTGCATTGAGGAGAAGTGTGCAGGTTGCGGCATGTGCGTCAACCTCTGCCCCTACAGTGCACTTGCTCTCGTTGAGAAGGATGGCCGTCAGGTCATGCAGGTCACCGAAGCCAAGTGCAAGGGCTGCGGTACCTGCGGTGGCTTCTGCCCCGGTGGAGCAATCTGGATGAACCACTTTACTACGCCACAGATCGTGGCACAGATCGATGCATTCCTGCTCGGAGGTGAGCAGTAA
- the hdrB gene encoding CoB--CoM heterodisulfide reductase subunit B, giving the protein MSESGANHKFAFYLGCIAPNRYPGVESASIKAMKKLGVELVPLKGASCCPAPGAFGSIDLNVFYAMAARNLVLAEQMKMDIALVCNGCYKSIWEVNHKLKHNKDLRDNVNEVLKEVDMEYKGTINVYHTAELLYNDKFIGVDKVRDSVTNPLTGARIAVHYGCHLVKPHKDREFEKEGMLNTEHPVWMEELVSALGATPVEYRNKMQCCGAGGGVRGYDIVHALDITNEKLINLKEEKVDALTDICPFCQLQFDRGQIEIQEKFGVTYNLPVLHFAELLGLAQGMSPQDLGLDLHGISCEPFLQKVL; this is encoded by the coding sequence ATGTCAGAATCAGGAGCAAATCACAAATTTGCATTCTATCTTGGATGCATTGCCCCCAACCGTTACCCGGGTGTTGAATCGGCTTCCATCAAGGCCATGAAAAAACTCGGCGTTGAGCTGGTTCCCCTCAAGGGTGCAAGCTGCTGCCCGGCACCAGGCGCATTCGGATCGATCGATCTTAATGTCTTTTACGCAATGGCAGCCCGCAACCTTGTTCTTGCAGAACAGATGAAGATGGATATCGCCCTCGTCTGCAACGGCTGTTACAAGTCAATCTGGGAAGTCAACCACAAGCTCAAGCACAACAAGGATCTCCGCGACAATGTCAATGAAGTGCTCAAGGAAGTCGACATGGAGTACAAAGGTACGATCAATGTCTACCACACCGCAGAGCTTCTTTACAACGACAAGTTCATCGGCGTTGACAAGGTCCGCGACAGTGTAACAAACCCGCTGACGGGTGCACGTATCGCCGTCCACTACGGCTGTCACCTCGTCAAGCCCCACAAGGACCGCGAGTTTGAGAAGGAAGGCATGCTCAACACCGAGCACCCGGTCTGGATGGAAGAACTCGTCTCAGCCCTCGGTGCAACCCCTGTCGAGTACCGCAACAAGATGCAGTGCTGCGGTGCAGGCGGCGGTGTCCGTGGGTACGATATCGTGCATGCGCTCGATATCACCAACGAGAAGCTGATCAACTTGAAGGAAGAGAAAGTGGATGCACTCACCGATATCTGCCCGTTCTGTCAGCTCCAGTTCGACCGCGGCCAGATCGAGATTCAGGAAAAATTCGGCGTTACTTACAATCTGCCGGTTCTTCACTTTGCTGAACTCCTCGGTCTGGCACAGGGAATGAGCCCGCAGGATCTCGGGCTGGATCTCCATGGGATCAGCTGCGAGCCGTTCCTGCAGAAGGTGCTGTGA
- the hdrC gene encoding CoB--CoM heterodisulfide reductase subunit C yields the protein MARTKGYPEALEKKLHDQRYFREDSNPEFTKNVRAISRTIAHMCYQCGTCTGSCPSAPRSTYRIRKFMRRAVLGLENEALTDPDLWLCTTCYSCSDRCPRDIIPTDVIMSMRNLAFKRDIVPVNFLKTVQAIYSSGHGVPNNDVNRAAREKIGLSRDPPTTHTYTEYMPGIRKILDHYKLKANADRIVKEREG from the coding sequence ATGGCACGAACAAAAGGTTACCCCGAAGCGCTGGAGAAAAAACTCCACGACCAGAGATACTTCCGTGAGGATTCAAATCCTGAATTCACCAAGAACGTGAGAGCTATCTCCCGCACGATTGCCCACATGTGCTACCAGTGCGGTACCTGCACCGGCTCCTGCCCGTCTGCACCCCGCAGCACTTACCGCATCCGTAAATTTATGAGGAGAGCGGTCCTCGGGCTCGAGAACGAAGCTCTCACCGACCCGGATCTCTGGCTCTGCACCACCTGTTACAGCTGTTCAGATCGCTGCCCGCGTGATATCATCCCCACGGACGTCATCATGTCCATGAGGAACCTCGCTTTCAAGAGGGATATCGTCCCAGTCAACTTCTTAAAGACGGTTCAGGCGATTTACAGCTCAGGCCACGGTGTGCCCAATAACGATGTCAACCGTGCCGCCCGTGAGAAGATAGGACTCTCCCGCGACCCGCCAACCACCCATACCTATACGGAATACATGCCAGGTATCAGGAAGATCCTTGACCACTACAAACTCAAGGCCAATGCTGACCGCATCGTCAAGGAGAGGGAGGGCTAA
- a CDS encoding 4Fe-4S binding protein, with the protein MALFPKYSKKKDGVNVVMEQRLLQSVNNLILNAETCTGCGICVEACPEDAIVLGLVGAARRGAINYAAPIDVDETKCSYCGVCVIMCPFNALTLKVDGQERLPILEKEGFPQYDMKAEINDEKCVKCTICEEVCPRDAIDRNVPAYEGTYKGPVAGAKPKAAAMKKKTTFTVDKEKCSLCGLCGALCPAIVVKHKEFTAETGKVEGDVIWDETKCDACKVCVEACPEECITVEREIISDKVDGKVSIIQDNCCTCTWCSKNCPTEAITVEKIFEGDIEFHAEKCPGGCSTCAEICPANAIYLPSARPAAEMKHEIEATIAVNKDYCILCGACVNACPGEDIIILNRTGIRVKGTETDLFKRIKEKLCTKRTSKVKEEISGQVNLKAMEKA; encoded by the coding sequence ATGGCATTGTTTCCAAAGTATTCTAAAAAGAAGGATGGAGTTAACGTCGTGATGGAGCAGAGACTCCTTCAGAGCGTTAACAACCTTATTCTCAATGCAGAAACCTGCACGGGATGCGGTATATGTGTCGAGGCATGCCCCGAGGATGCGATCGTTCTCGGGCTTGTCGGTGCGGCAAGGCGTGGCGCCATCAATTACGCTGCTCCTATTGATGTAGACGAAACCAAGTGTTCATATTGTGGTGTCTGCGTCATCATGTGCCCGTTCAATGCGCTGACATTGAAGGTGGACGGACAGGAAAGACTCCCTATCCTTGAGAAGGAAGGGTTCCCGCAATATGATATGAAGGCGGAGATCAATGACGAGAAATGCGTCAAATGCACGATCTGTGAAGAGGTCTGCCCCCGTGACGCTATTGATCGCAATGTTCCTGCCTACGAGGGAACCTACAAGGGACCGGTTGCAGGCGCAAAGCCCAAAGCAGCCGCAATGAAAAAGAAGACGACTTTTACTGTCGACAAGGAAAAGTGTTCCCTGTGTGGCCTCTGTGGTGCTCTCTGCCCCGCAATCGTGGTGAAGCACAAGGAATTTACCGCTGAAACCGGTAAAGTCGAAGGCGATGTAATTTGGGACGAGACGAAATGTGATGCCTGCAAGGTGTGCGTTGAAGCCTGCCCCGAGGAGTGCATCACGGTCGAGCGCGAGATCATCTCCGATAAAGTCGACGGAAAGGTCAGCATCATCCAGGACAACTGTTGTACGTGCACCTGGTGTTCAAAGAACTGCCCGACCGAGGCAATCACGGTTGAGAAGATTTTTGAAGGAGATATCGAGTTCCACGCGGAGAAGTGCCCCGGCGGCTGCTCTACCTGTGCCGAGATCTGCCCGGCAAACGCAATTTATCTCCCGTCCGCAAGGCCTGCTGCCGAGATGAAACATGAAATCGAAGCCACCATCGCCGTCAACAAGGATTACTGTATCCTGTGCGGTGCCTGCGTCAATGCATGTCCCGGCGAGGATATCATCATCCTGAACAGGACCGGTATCCGCGTAAAGGGAACAGAGACTGACCTGTTCAAGCGGATCAAGGAGAAACTCTGCACCAAGAGAACATCTAAGGTGAAAGAGGAAATTTCCGGGCAGGTCAACCTCAAAGCAATGGAGAAGGCGTGA
- a CDS encoding 4Fe-4S binding protein: MAFAVHINMERCTGCNNCVVACPVDALELHTVEPASKEKIYRVKDGKSIILDFKGELCAGCGVCVQACPYDVIRLAGPWESRSAAKVQ; the protein is encoded by the coding sequence ATGGCATTTGCAGTGCACATAAACATGGAACGTTGTACTGGCTGTAACAATTGTGTGGTTGCATGCCCTGTAGACGCATTAGAGCTTCACACTGTAGAACCTGCATCAAAGGAAAAAATCTACAGGGTCAAGGATGGAAAATCCATCATCCTCGACTTCAAGGGTGAACTCTGCGCCGGGTGCGGCGTTTGCGTCCAGGCATGCCCATACGATGTTATCAGACTTGCAGGCCCCTGGGAATCCAGGTCAGCGGCAAAGGTACAATAA
- the fhcD gene encoding formylmethanofuran--tetrahydromethanopterin N-formyltransferase has translation MEINGVTIDDTYAEAFPTWVCRIIITAVTKEWAKKAATEATGFATSAIGCPCEAGIEGYVPASETPDGRPGVAILICASKKKLKEQVVERLAECVLTAPTTAVFNGITTAEEKIPVKLHFFGDGYEYQKEVGGRKCWVIPIMNGEYVGEEEFGIVKGVAGGNFFIMGENQMAALMGAEAAVEAIDAVPGVITSFPGGIVASGSKVGSLKYKFMPASTNEKYCPTLREKVPDTKIPAGVKSVYEIVIDGIDEKSVAAAMAAGVRAAVTVPGVKFISAGNFGGTLGPFKLDLHKVL, from the coding sequence ATGGAAATCAACGGCGTTACAATCGACGATACTTATGCAGAGGCATTCCCTACCTGGGTTTGCCGCATTATCATTACTGCAGTTACGAAGGAATGGGCAAAGAAAGCAGCAACCGAGGCAACCGGGTTTGCCACATCCGCAATCGGCTGCCCCTGTGAAGCAGGCATCGAAGGGTATGTCCCGGCAAGCGAGACTCCCGATGGAAGACCGGGTGTTGCAATCCTGATATGTGCGAGCAAGAAAAAGCTTAAGGAACAGGTTGTCGAGCGCCTTGCCGAGTGCGTCCTGACTGCACCAACCACGGCCGTTTTCAATGGTATTACCACTGCTGAAGAAAAGATCCCGGTCAAGCTTCATTTCTTCGGTGACGGTTACGAATACCAGAAAGAGGTTGGCGGACGGAAGTGCTGGGTCATCCCGATCATGAACGGCGAGTATGTCGGCGAAGAAGAATTCGGCATTGTCAAGGGAGTAGCCGGTGGAAATTTCTTCATCATGGGAGAGAACCAGATGGCGGCTCTCATGGGTGCCGAGGCTGCAGTCGAGGCAATCGATGCCGTGCCCGGAGTCATCACCAGCTTCCCCGGGGGTATTGTTGCAAGCGGCTCCAAGGTTGGCAGCCTGAAGTACAAATTCATGCCTGCGTCGACCAATGAAAAGTACTGTCCGACCCTTCGCGAGAAAGTGCCTGATACTAAGATTCCCGCAGGTGTCAAGTCGGTGTACGAAATTGTCATTGATGGTATCGATGAAAAGTCTGTGGCAGCAGCGATGGCAGCCGGTGTCAGGGCCGCAGTTACCGTGCCCGGTGTAAAATTCATATCTGCCGGTAACTTTGGCGGTACGCTCGGCCCCTTCAAGCTCGACCTCCACAAGGTCCTCTAA
- a CDS encoding tRNA(Ile2) 2-agmatinylcytidine synthetase, translating into MITLTPDDVKQRFGPLFAQKFLVMVDEQAGMAEILEQCKARGPIEWDAMNRRRAGGAVSGVEVEGTTMTIHALLGKHPVNFGAAAGSIGGQALESVEVSGDEVITTWSGIAGAGVGIAACLPQAPGVLRAEYPSEDDLKVGGARTNHVRIITPKYEKLCIGIDDTDTKTEGATWVMALKCAGACAIEGVEFLNMRLVQLNPEVPNKTTNCVGSALNFAVKPGKVEELLEFVRIFVEQNTFSRDTGIAVYRGLASPVESPAHKWVKTEILTIEQAEREAKTLGITFIDHNGRKGRIGALGAVLWGNKGIEAAGLYGEHL; encoded by the coding sequence ATGATCACTCTTACTCCAGACGACGTGAAGCAGCGTTTTGGTCCGCTCTTCGCCCAGAAATTTCTTGTTATGGTGGACGAACAGGCCGGCATGGCGGAGATCCTTGAACAGTGCAAGGCTCGTGGCCCCATTGAATGGGATGCAATGAACCGGCGCCGGGCCGGTGGTGCAGTAAGCGGGGTTGAAGTGGAAGGAACGACCATGACGATCCATGCCCTTCTGGGGAAACATCCCGTCAATTTTGGTGCAGCAGCGGGTTCGATCGGAGGCCAGGCTCTCGAATCGGTCGAAGTATCGGGTGATGAAGTAATCACCACATGGTCCGGCATTGCCGGGGCCGGTGTCGGAATCGCAGCCTGTCTTCCGCAGGCCCCCGGAGTGCTCCGGGCGGAATACCCTTCAGAAGATGACCTGAAGGTTGGTGGTGCCCGTACCAACCATGTCAGGATCATTACCCCCAAATATGAGAAACTCTGTATCGGCATTGATGATACCGATACGAAGACCGAAGGGGCAACCTGGGTGATGGCATTGAAATGTGCCGGGGCATGTGCCATCGAAGGGGTGGAGTTTTTGAATATGCGATTGGTCCAGCTCAACCCTGAAGTTCCCAATAAAACAACCAATTGTGTCGGCTCCGCCCTGAATTTTGCAGTAAAGCCGGGGAAAGTCGAAGAACTGTTGGAATTTGTACGGATCTTTGTGGAACAGAATACGTTCTCCCGGGATACCGGTATTGCCGTATACAGGGGGCTTGCCAGTCCTGTGGAATCTCCTGCGCATAAGTGGGTGAAGACCGAGATCCTGACTATTGAACAGGCAGAACGGGAAGCAAAGACCCTCGGGATCACGTTCATCGATCACAATGGCCGCAAAGGGCGTATCGGTGCCCTGGGAGCTGTGCTTTGGGGCAATAAAGGAATCGAAGCAGCGGGGCTTTATGGCGAACATCTCTGA
- the mmp11 gene encoding methanogenesis marker protein 11, translated as MANISEPYVIHYPKIIAVADESGKNVELVEFFECVGGAMWTQHHYAKSPIVKDVRCVGSTTRYRISPGSVNLALEGSRFPAGISACTVDSDEIAVTYIGMGGGGVGAAACRSDAKGVLRSRSDPAGGGKIAGATIWLPRMQRVLIGVDDTDTPEEGATWTLVHNIAKAVEDKHCVYLSHTIVQLYPVPYRTKNCVGLVAEFATNDVRNLVGRFHALLEQYTLSKKTGMAVYTGFAPSEELLAFGRKVKRGEVEPGLLESLRDDHLEIIMNGRGIIGAVAAIPFYTNYQEALELCTGKI; from the coding sequence ATGGCGAACATCTCTGAACCGTACGTTATCCACTATCCCAAAATCATCGCAGTAGCTGACGAATCCGGAAAAAACGTGGAACTGGTGGAATTTTTTGAATGTGTCGGCGGGGCCATGTGGACGCAGCATCACTATGCCAAGAGCCCGATCGTAAAGGATGTCCGTTGTGTGGGATCAACCACGCGGTACAGGATCAGTCCCGGTTCGGTGAACCTTGCCCTGGAAGGATCGCGTTTCCCGGCCGGTATATCAGCATGCACCGTTGATTCCGATGAAATTGCGGTTACCTATATTGGTATGGGCGGGGGTGGCGTTGGGGCTGCAGCCTGCCGGTCGGATGCAAAGGGAGTGCTGCGGAGCCGGAGTGACCCGGCCGGGGGAGGTAAAATTGCCGGTGCTACTATCTGGCTTCCCCGCATGCAGCGGGTACTTATCGGCGTTGATGATACCGATACCCCGGAAGAAGGAGCAACCTGGACTCTCGTTCATAATATCGCCAAAGCGGTGGAAGACAAACATTGTGTATACCTCTCGCATACTATTGTCCAGCTTTACCCGGTTCCTTACAGGACCAAGAACTGCGTGGGTCTAGTCGCCGAGTTTGCAACGAACGATGTCAGGAACCTGGTCGGGCGTTTCCATGCCCTTCTGGAACAATACACGCTTTCAAAGAAGACCGGCATGGCGGTGTATACCGGGTTTGCCCCGTCAGAGGAATTGCTTGCGTTTGGCAGGAAAGTCAAACGCGGAGAGGTCGAACCCGGTCTTCTTGAATCCCTCCGGGATGACCACCTGGAGATAATCATGAATGGCCGGGGGATCATCGGGGCTGTTGCAGCCATCCCGTTTTATACGAATTACCAGGAGGCTTTGGAGTTATGCACTGGAAAGATCTGA